The following are from one region of the Eubacterium sp. MSJ-33 genome:
- the secA gene encoding preprotein translocase subunit SecA — translation MSLLEKIFGTHSDKELKKIYPIVDKIEALDASMQALSDEELKAKTPEFKERLEKGETLDDLLPEAFAVVREAADRVLHMKHYRVQLIGGILLHQGRIPEMRTGEGKTLVSTLPAYLNALEGKGVHIVTVNDYLAKRDAEWMGKVHEFLGLTVGVILNSDKNDARRAAYNCDITYVTNNELGFDYLRDNMVIYKEQLVQRDLHYAIVDEVDSVLIDEARTPLIISGQSGKSTDLYKMCDYLARRMKRGTASMELSKLDAIMGTEIEEDGDYLVDEKDKQVVLTAQGVKEVEQFFHIDNFSDADNIDIQHNMIMALRAHALMFRDKDYVVKDDEVLIVDEFTGRIMPGRRFSDGLHQAIEAKENVKVKRESRTLATITFQNFFNKYKKKAGMTGTALTEEEEFREIYGMDVVVVPTNLPVQRIDHHDSIFKTKKEKLDAIVQAVAEAHDKGQPVLVGTITIEASEELSRMLTKRGIQHKVLNAKFHELEAEIVADAGQRGAVTIATNMAGRGTDIKLGEGVAELGGLKIIGTERHESRRIDNQLRGRAGRQGDPGESKFYLSLDDDLMRLFGSEKVKAVYDALKIPEGEEIQHSTITKFVEKAQMKIESNNFAIRKNLMEYDQVNNDQREVIYAERRRVLDGENMRDVIFKFIQDTVENYIDKTCSADLAPGEWQIGELNQLLIPIIPMEPIELTEEEKKTGKLDKFKQRIKEEAAKVYEAKEAEFPEPEHFREIERVVLLKVIDKKWMAHLDDMTQLRQGITLQAYGSKDPVVEYKFAGFDMFNEMTAAIREDTVRMLLHVKIEQKVEREEVAKVTGTNKDDSAKKGPVRRESAKIGRNDPCPCGSGKKYKMCCGRNL, via the coding sequence ATGAGCTTATTAGAAAAAATATTTGGAACACATAGCGATAAAGAGCTTAAGAAAATATATCCAATTGTAGATAAGATTGAAGCACTCGATGCGTCTATGCAGGCACTTAGTGATGAAGAGCTGAAGGCAAAGACACCGGAGTTTAAGGAACGCCTTGAAAAAGGTGAGACACTCGATGATCTGCTTCCGGAAGCATTTGCGGTGGTACGGGAGGCAGCAGACAGGGTTCTTCATATGAAGCATTATCGTGTGCAGTTGATCGGTGGTATCCTGCTGCATCAGGGACGTATCCCGGAGATGCGTACTGGTGAAGGTAAGACACTGGTTTCTACCCTTCCTGCATATCTGAATGCGCTTGAGGGAAAGGGCGTTCATATCGTAACTGTCAACGATTATCTGGCAAAGCGTGATGCAGAGTGGATGGGAAAGGTGCATGAATTCCTTGGACTGACGGTAGGCGTAATCTTAAATAGTGACAAGAACGATGCGAGACGTGCAGCATACAACTGCGATATTACATATGTAACAAACAACGAACTTGGTTTCGATTATCTACGTGATAATATGGTTATTTACAAGGAGCAGCTCGTGCAGCGAGACTTGCATTACGCAATTGTCGATGAGGTCGATTCTGTATTGATTGATGAGGCGCGTACACCATTGATTATTTCCGGACAGAGTGGTAAGTCTACGGATCTGTACAAGATGTGTGATTACCTTGCACGCCGTATGAAGCGGGGAACTGCTTCGATGGAACTCAGCAAGCTCGATGCAATCATGGGAACCGAGATTGAGGAAGATGGCGATTACTTAGTAGATGAGAAAGATAAGCAGGTTGTTCTTACCGCACAGGGCGTCAAGGAAGTTGAACAGTTTTTCCATATTGATAACTTCTCGGATGCAGATAATATTGATATCCAGCACAACATGATTATGGCATTACGTGCACATGCACTTATGTTCCGTGATAAGGATTATGTTGTAAAAGATGATGAAGTTTTGATTGTTGATGAGTTTACCGGACGTATCATGCCGGGACGGCGTTTTTCGGATGGCCTGCATCAGGCGATTGAAGCAAAGGAAAATGTAAAGGTAAAACGGGAGAGCCGTACACTGGCAACGATTACCTTCCAGAACTTCTTTAACAAATATAAGAAGAAGGCAGGTATGACCGGTACAGCCCTCACAGAGGAAGAAGAGTTCCGTGAGATTTACGGTATGGATGTTGTCGTTGTTCCGACAAACCTGCCGGTACAGCGAATCGATCATCATGATTCTATATTTAAGACGAAGAAGGAAAAGCTGGATGCAATTGTACAGGCGGTTGCGGAAGCACACGATAAAGGACAGCCGGTGCTGGTTGGTACGATTACGATTGAAGCATCTGAGGAACTTAGCCGTATGCTTACAAAGCGTGGTATCCAGCACAAGGTATTGAATGCGAAGTTCCACGAACTGGAGGCTGAGATTGTTGCGGATGCCGGACAGCGTGGTGCGGTTACGATTGCAACCAACATGGCTGGCCGTGGTACAGATATTAAGCTTGGTGAAGGTGTGGCAGAACTTGGCGGCTTGAAGATTATCGGTACAGAGCGTCATGAGTCCCGTCGTATTGATAACCAGCTGCGTGGCCGTGCCGGTCGTCAGGGTGATCCGGGTGAATCCAAATTCTATCTGTCTCTGGATGATGACCTGATGCGTTTGTTTGGTTCAGAGAAGGTAAAAGCGGTTTATGATGCGTTGAAGATTCCGGAAGGTGAAGAAATCCAGCATAGTACAATCACCAAATTCGTTGAGAAAGCACAGATGAAGATTGAGAGCAACAACTTTGCAATCCGTAAGAACCTGATGGAATATGATCAGGTAAATAATGATCAGCGAGAGGTTATCTATGCAGAGCGCCGTCGTGTGTTGGATGGCGAGAATATGCGTGATGTTATCTTCAAGTTCATTCAGGATACAGTTGAGAATTATATTGACAAGACCTGCTCAGCGGATCTTGCTCCCGGTGAGTGGCAGATCGGCGAATTGAATCAGCTTCTGATCCCGATTATCCCGATGGAGCCGATTGAGTTGACAGAGGAAGAGAAGAAAACCGGCAAGCTGGATAAGTTTAAGCAGAGAATTAAGGAAGAGGCAGCGAAGGTATACGAAGCGAAGGAAGCAGAGTTTCCGGAACCGGAGCATTTCCGTGAGATTGAGCGTGTCGTATTGCTGAAGGTGATTGATAAGAAGTGGATGGCACATCTGGACGATATGACACAGCTTCGCCAGGGTATCACTCTTCAGGCGTATGGTAGTAAAGATCCGGTTGTTGAGTATAAGTTTGCCGGCTTTGATATGTTCAATGAGATGACAGCAGCTATCCGCGAGGATACCGTCCGTATGCTGCTCCATGTCAAGATTGAGCAGAAGGTAGAGCGTGAAGAAGTTGCCAAGGTAACCGGAACGAACAAGGATGATTCTGCAAAGAAGGGACCGGTTCGACGTGAGAGCGCAAAGATTGGGCGTAACGATCCATGTCCATGTGGCAGCGGCAAGAAATACAAGATGTGCTGTGGCAGAAACTTGTAA
- the hpf gene encoding ribosome hibernation-promoting factor, HPF/YfiA family: MNYIISGKNIEVTDALKQAIYEKLERIEKFFAEDTAAQVTLSVDKDRQKIEVTIPMKGHTIRAEQASDNMYVSIDLVVEIIERQVTRHKKRILDKEQNAGYINSDFFDVEGLEDEDVQIIRSKKVVLEPMYPEDACIQMDLLGHNFFVFRNAETDKVNVVYKRRGNTFGLIEPEF; encoded by the coding sequence ATGAATTACATCATTAGTGGAAAAAACATTGAGGTTACAGACGCATTGAAACAGGCTATCTATGAGAAGCTTGAGAGAATCGAGAAGTTCTTCGCAGAAGATACAGCCGCACAGGTTACTCTTTCTGTAGATAAGGATCGCCAGAAGATTGAAGTTACAATCCCGATGAAGGGGCATACGATTCGTGCAGAGCAGGCAAGCGATAATATGTATGTATCCATTGATTTGGTCGTAGAGATTATCGAACGTCAGGTGACACGCCATAAGAAACGTATTTTGGACAAGGAGCAGAATGCAGGATACATCAACAGTGATTTCTTTGATGTAGAAGGACTCGAGGACGAGGATGTTCAGATTATCCGTAGCAAGAAAGTTGTCCTGGAGCCTATGTATCCGGAAGATGCATGCATCCAGATGGATCTGCTCGGACATAACTTCTTCGTATTCCGTAACGCAGAGACAGACAAGGTAAATGTCGTATACAAGCGTAGAGGTAATACATTCGGATTGATTGAGCCGGAATTTTAA
- a CDS encoding C40 family peptidase — MRKPSKKWLAAAAAGCIFASSMGTYTYKVLADEFVYSDANVSITSIVDHYIEVNGGAVFTEATPEDAVATTALAEATATDAVVTGSIEEVAQTTGEVTEITTEAPATETTTEEATTEAPAQEEAAASPVMDFTGKAVVKASGSVNIRQAGDVNSTKVGTIDGFGLVNVVEKGDTWSHITSGNVDGYIKNEFLVFDGDAASYAAANLSKVAVVNTAALTLRSDASVDSERITILAQGETYPIVSTGDAWTKIQLDGTTGYVKNEYITISYNMPTAKAVSTPAQEQTTEAPATEAPTTEAPTTEAPTTEAPVTDVPVSELGQQVANFASQFVGNPYVYGGTSLTNGADCSGFVQSVYKNFGYSLPRTATTQSNAGTAISLAALQPGDLVFYDHGSGSVQHVGIYIGNGQIVHASNRRTGIKISSVNYSTPFKACRIAN; from the coding sequence ATGAGAAAACCATCAAAAAAGTGGTTGGCGGCAGCGGCGGCAGGTTGCATATTCGCTTCGTCCATGGGTACATATACATATAAGGTATTGGCGGATGAATTCGTATATAGTGACGCAAACGTAAGTATAACTTCGATCGTTGACCATTATATTGAAGTAAACGGCGGAGCCGTATTTACAGAAGCAACTCCTGAGGATGCGGTAGCAACAACTGCACTTGCAGAGGCAACTGCTACAGATGCGGTTGTGACAGGAAGTATTGAAGAAGTTGCACAGACAACAGGAGAGGTAACGGAAATAACAACCGAGGCTCCTGCAACTGAGACGACAACCGAAGAAGCAACAACAGAAGCACCGGCGCAGGAAGAAGCAGCGGCATCACCGGTTATGGATTTTACGGGTAAAGCAGTTGTGAAAGCATCCGGTTCTGTAAATATCCGCCAGGCTGGAGATGTAAATTCTACAAAGGTGGGAACCATTGATGGATTTGGTCTCGTGAATGTGGTAGAAAAGGGCGATACATGGTCCCATATTACATCCGGTAATGTAGATGGATATATCAAGAATGAATTTCTTGTATTTGACGGTGACGCTGCAAGCTATGCGGCTGCAAACCTTTCAAAGGTAGCAGTTGTCAATACGGCAGCATTGACACTCCGTAGTGATGCAAGCGTGGATAGCGAGCGTATTACAATTCTTGCACAGGGTGAGACATATCCGATTGTTTCCACAGGCGATGCATGGACAAAGATCCAGCTTGACGGAACTACAGGTTATGTGAAGAATGAGTATATTACAATTTCCTATAATATGCCGACGGCAAAGGCGGTGAGCACACCGGCACAGGAGCAGACAACAGAAGCACCTGCAACGGAAGCACCAACAACAGAAGCGCCAACAACAGAGGCACCAACAACAGAAGCGCCTGTGACAGATGTTCCTGTATCTGAGCTTGGCCAGCAGGTTGCAAACTTCGCAAGTCAGTTTGTTGGAAATCCGTATGTTTATGGAGGTACAAGCCTGACGAATGGCGCGGATTGTTCGGGATTCGTCCAGAGTGTATATAAGAACTTTGGATATTCTCTGCCGAGAACTGCAACAACACAGAGCAATGCAGGAACTGCAATCAGTCTTGCAGCACTTCAGCCGGGAGATCTTGTGTTCTATGATCATGGATCCGGATCTGTGCAGCATGTCGGAATCTATATTGGAAACGGACAGATTGTTCATGCAAGTAACCGTCGTACGGGAATTAAGATTTCCAGTGTAAATTACAGCACACCATTTAAGGCTTGCAGAATCGCAAATTAG
- a CDS encoding sugar transporter, whose translation MRTKMTAKERLPLIGMTVSAFIFNTSEFMPIGLLTDIAKNFEISEAKAGMLITVYSWIVMLLSLPLMLLVSKIDYKKLFMGTVTLFGICQVLSVLSNSYGMLMVSRIGVACAHAIFWSIASPIAVRMASEEHQSLALSMVVTGTSVATIAGLPLGRLVGHYAGWRSAFLIVAIITFIVVLYMAFLFPKMDAGEPFRIKQLPGLFKNRSLVCVYAQTFLFVVGYYTSYSYIDPFLQQVAGMKNNTITVTLFLFGAAGLLGSFLFSKFYDRYRLRFLRTVMISLAIELALLLPASKQPWFMMVLCALWGITVLVFNVSFQSETIRCTDEQSSSVAMSIFSGIFNFGIGAGSWIGGIVCSNGHLPHIGFVGAIFAVISAVFFVTIVTNSMELSEHR comes from the coding sequence ATGAGAACAAAGATGACAGCAAAGGAAAGACTTCCACTTATAGGAATGACGGTGTCTGCATTCATATTTAATACATCGGAATTTATGCCGATCGGGTTACTCACGGATATAGCGAAGAATTTTGAGATTTCAGAGGCGAAAGCGGGAATGCTGATCACGGTATATTCCTGGATCGTTATGTTGTTGTCGCTTCCGCTCATGCTTTTGGTGAGCAAGATAGATTATAAGAAATTATTTATGGGAACGGTTACGCTGTTTGGCATCTGCCAGGTACTTTCCGTGCTATCCAACAGTTATGGTATGCTGATGGTGTCCCGAATTGGCGTTGCATGTGCACATGCAATCTTCTGGTCGATTGCGTCACCGATCGCGGTGCGGATGGCGTCAGAAGAACATCAGTCTCTGGCACTTAGTATGGTTGTAACAGGAACCTCGGTTGCCACAATTGCAGGGCTGCCTCTGGGACGCCTGGTTGGACATTATGCAGGCTGGCGCAGTGCATTTTTGATTGTTGCAATTATCACATTTATTGTGGTTTTATATATGGCATTTTTGTTCCCGAAGATGGATGCAGGGGAACCGTTCCGCATCAAACAGCTTCCGGGATTGTTTAAGAACCGTTCGCTGGTATGTGTATATGCACAGACTTTCCTGTTTGTGGTTGGTTACTACACAAGTTACAGTTATATTGATCCGTTTTTGCAACAGGTTGCGGGAATGAAGAATAATACAATCACGGTGACGCTGTTTTTGTTTGGCGCAGCGGGCCTGCTTGGAAGTTTTCTGTTCTCAAAGTTTTATGACCGCTATCGTCTGCGTTTCCTGCGGACAGTGATGATTTCTCTTGCAATCGAACTCGCATTGCTGTTGCCGGCATCGAAGCAGCCTTGGTTTATGATGGTGCTTTGCGCACTGTGGGGAATTACGGTACTTGTGTTTAATGTATCGTTCCAATCAGAGACAATCCGCTGTACAGATGAGCAGTCGTCTTCGGTTGCGATGTCCATCTTCTCGGGAATATTTAATTTTGGAATCGGTGCGGGGAGCTGGATCGGCGGAATTGTCTGCTCGAATGGACATCTGCCGCATATTGGCTTTGTAGGTGCGATTTTTGCAGTGATATCTGCGGTATTCTTTGTAACGATTGTGACAAATAGTATGGAACTGTCAGAACACAGATAA
- a CDS encoding YjfB family protein: protein MNIAAVGNSNITLAVSDTGSMNAIDMAMLRKSLDTVETSGAMLTQMMEQSVNPNVGANIDIRL from the coding sequence ATGAATATAGCAGCTGTTGGAAATTCGAATATCACATTGGCGGTCAGCGATACTGGCAGCATGAATGCAATTGACATGGCGATGCTCCGAAAGTCACTTGATACAGTTGAGACAAGTGGAGCGATGCTTACGCAGATGATGGAGCAGTCTGTTAATCCGAATGTCGGTGCCAATATAGATATTCGTTTATAA
- a CDS encoding LytR/AlgR family response regulator transcription factor, protein MLTQKLRNIYNIRTYERSDFMDILIVEDDPAQLDGIEAILLEKYDNMNCIKADTYKQAVKMMQANKVQLFLLDISLGDEDSLQDGVALGTYIRSIPRYAKTPILFLTALSTDAPRAIHATNCYDYLVKPYKKEDLLLTIDKLIHNRFLDVTPIELRDVNGIYFRVLPEKILYIEAGGKNLTIYTESDVILATGLRLKEIIAQLPPNFIQSHRGFIINSDYVNSYDPTNAILYLGNHNLPTPVGRKFKDIVKKAISRD, encoded by the coding sequence ATGTTGACACAGAAATTGCGAAATATTTATAATATACGAACATACGAGAGGAGCGATTTCATGGATATTTTGATCGTAGAAGATGATCCTGCCCAGTTAGATGGCATCGAGGCTATCTTACTCGAGAAATATGATAATATGAATTGCATAAAAGCAGACACCTACAAGCAGGCAGTCAAAATGATGCAGGCAAACAAGGTTCAGTTATTTCTTCTGGATATCTCCTTGGGGGATGAGGATTCCTTGCAGGACGGCGTAGCGCTCGGAACTTATATTCGTTCTATCCCACGCTATGCCAAAACGCCTATTTTATTTTTAACTGCACTTTCCACGGACGCACCTCGCGCAATTCACGCAACCAACTGTTACGATTATCTCGTTAAACCATACAAAAAGGAAGATCTGCTGCTTACAATTGACAAACTGATTCACAATCGCTTTCTGGATGTGACCCCGATTGAATTACGTGATGTAAACGGAATTTACTTCCGTGTTCTACCGGAGAAAATCCTGTACATCGAAGCCGGTGGTAAAAATTTAACGATTTATACCGAAAGCGATGTCATCCTAGCTACCGGTCTCCGGCTGAAAGAAATCATTGCACAGCTTCCACCAAACTTCATACAGAGTCATCGTGGTTTTATCATCAACAGCGACTATGTCAATTCCTACGACCCGACTAACGCAATTCTTTATCTGGGCAACCACAATCTTCCCACACCGGTCGGACGCAAATTTAAAGATATCGTCAAAAAAGCAATTAGCAGGGACTGA
- a CDS encoding accessory gene regulator B family protein encodes MGINHKIGTCITEYLVGQEYDVADIHCAKICYAVESLVGDLQKNLLLFFVFAISGFFREFLFCFLTVNLVRRFLGGIHMKTNIGCTVVSISVYVLAVVGGTLAPVSQIVTAGLILVVAYLMIKIAPLPSPNRPVYKGERKRKIQIRGLLGLAVLSICITIFPACAAFVGWTLVLQIVEAGVVLLREDYMYYQNQDAPVTVSAEAEKLFMEYTRNYEQRLDGLVRYPAEFEKMTRKERTSAFKGFSDSEKDAFLALLTDEEKNRLVQDIHYQAVHDFWKRQ; translated from the coding sequence ATGGGGATAAATCATAAGATTGGAACGTGCATAACGGAATATTTGGTTGGGCAGGAATATGATGTGGCAGATATACACTGTGCCAAAATATGCTATGCAGTCGAATCGTTAGTTGGGGATTTACAGAAAAATCTACTTCTATTTTTCGTTTTTGCAATATCGGGATTCTTTCGAGAGTTTCTGTTCTGTTTTTTGACAGTGAATCTTGTTCGCCGCTTTCTGGGCGGTATTCACATGAAGACAAATATAGGTTGTACAGTTGTTTCGATAAGCGTGTATGTGCTGGCAGTGGTGGGAGGCACACTTGCACCTGTCTCTCAGATTGTAACTGCGGGATTGATTCTGGTTGTGGCATATTTGATGATTAAGATAGCGCCGCTTCCGTCACCGAATCGTCCGGTTTACAAGGGAGAACGAAAACGCAAAATTCAGATAAGAGGGCTGTTAGGATTGGCTGTCTTGAGCATCTGTATAACCATTTTCCCTGCATGTGCTGCATTTGTTGGATGGACATTGGTATTACAGATTGTAGAGGCAGGTGTTGTATTGTTGAGAGAGGATTATATGTATTATCAGAATCAGGATGCACCGGTGACGGTGTCGGCGGAAGCGGAAAAGCTTTTTATGGAATATACCAGAAACTATGAACAAAGATTGGATGGGCTGGTTCGGTATCCGGCGGAGTTTGAAAAAATGACAAGAAAGGAACGAACAAGTGCATTTAAAGGATTTTCCGATTCGGAAAAGGATGCATTTCTGGCTCTTTTGACCGATGAGGAGAAGAACCGGTTGGTACAGGATATCCATTATCAGGCGGTGCACGATTTTTGGAAGAGGCAATAA
- a CDS encoding sensor histidine kinase, which produces MINFAISSGSYVIEAIAELLLISSLLGKKKKLLFSPLIILLPLCGIINNLLYYCIPNIFGWFIAFPVSLLTYCLILHISIFEVIFPFILSFVSCGLIEAMSMIAFPTAVFALSEETIQFIGNCVILIVCIAISFLPLRKLYIFINSGNLIGKLVLSYICLLLIVMVALSKIDSINAIAVLPLTFSFMIVLLLADIMVLNQQRTITMQKQDIENYQTYEPMTHNLISDILGKQHDFNNQMNAIRMLPYTYKDYESLSEAIANYSSYLEDEFNESELLKINLPVVAGFVFSKIKEAAKKDRILSVKIKNKSLVTQVPEYDLIRILGILIDNAIEASSNKHPVYLILDSQDGHILMQTKNEGREISSEMRKKMFIRGYSTKVSGTARSPRGQGLPNLKELVDHYGGKIYLDNETFHEQTWICFSIKL; this is translated from the coding sequence ATGATTAATTTTGCAATCTCAAGCGGTTCATATGTTATTGAAGCTATCGCCGAATTACTTCTAATCAGCTCATTGCTTGGCAAGAAAAAGAAATTGTTATTTTCACCATTGATAATTCTACTCCCACTCTGTGGAATCATCAACAATCTACTGTACTACTGTATTCCAAATATCTTCGGATGGTTTATAGCCTTTCCCGTTTCTTTATTAACCTATTGTCTAATTTTACATATATCAATATTTGAAGTTATCTTCCCTTTTATATTAAGTTTTGTTAGTTGCGGTTTGATTGAAGCCATGTCAATGATTGCGTTTCCCACTGCAGTGTTTGCGCTATCTGAAGAAACCATTCAGTTTATTGGAAACTGTGTTATTTTAATTGTTTGCATTGCTATCTCATTCCTCCCGCTTCGCAAATTATATATTTTTATCAACAGCGGAAATCTAATTGGAAAACTTGTCCTTTCCTACATTTGTCTATTACTTATTGTGATGGTAGCTCTCTCAAAAATTGATTCTATTAACGCCATCGCAGTTTTACCATTAACGTTCTCATTCATGATCGTCCTGCTTCTTGCAGACATCATGGTTTTAAATCAGCAACGTACAATCACGATGCAGAAACAGGACATTGAGAACTACCAGACTTACGAGCCGATGACACATAATTTAATTTCTGATATTCTCGGAAAACAGCATGATTTCAACAACCAGATGAATGCCATTCGGATGCTGCCTTACACATACAAAGATTATGAGTCATTGAGCGAAGCTATTGCAAATTACTCTTCTTATCTGGAAGATGAATTCAACGAATCTGAACTGCTGAAGATTAATCTCCCCGTTGTAGCAGGATTCGTGTTCAGTAAGATAAAAGAAGCAGCCAAGAAAGACCGCATTTTATCAGTGAAAATCAAAAACAAATCATTGGTGACACAGGTGCCGGAATATGACTTGATCCGTATTCTCGGCATTCTGATTGATAATGCCATCGAAGCATCCAGCAACAAGCATCCGGTATATTTGATTCTTGACAGTCAGGACGGTCACATACTCATGCAGACAAAAAACGAAGGCAGAGAAATCTCTTCCGAGATGCGCAAAAAAATGTTTATTCGCGGCTACTCCACCAAAGTATCCGGCACGGCACGCAGCCCCCGCGGGCAGGGTCTACCAAATCTAAAAGAGCTTGTAGACCATTACGGCGGCAAAATCTATCTGGACAACGAGACATTTCACGAGCAGACTTGGATTTGTTTTTCAATCAAACTATAA
- a CDS encoding N-acetylmuramoyl-L-alanine amidase → MQILQHKKVRLLFGFTVFMVLLILNCVLYCNKAGMQRELVVVIDAGHGGNDPGKIGVDNIKEKDVNLQIALCLKAQLQVRGVKVILTRDADVCLATQGAANKKVSDMHNRVSLINASGADCMISIHQNSYPETEISGPQVFYYGPSDKSKELAQTIQAQLIADLQPPKEREIKTGNDLYILKNSSCPGVIVECGFLSNPAECGNLQNPEYQQKIAVAIARAVCKL, encoded by the coding sequence ATGCAGATTCTTCAACATAAAAAAGTGCGTTTGCTGTTTGGATTTACGGTCTTTATGGTGCTGCTTATCTTGAACTGTGTCCTGTATTGCAATAAGGCGGGGATGCAGAGGGAGCTGGTAGTGGTGATAGATGCCGGACATGGTGGAAATGATCCGGGGAAAATCGGTGTGGATAATATAAAGGAAAAAGATGTGAATCTACAGATTGCGTTATGCTTGAAAGCACAGCTGCAGGTGCGTGGTGTGAAGGTGATTTTGACGAGAGATGCGGATGTGTGTCTGGCGACGCAGGGAGCGGCAAATAAGAAGGTATCGGATATGCATAACCGTGTAAGTCTTATTAATGCAAGTGGTGCAGATTGCATGATCAGCATTCACCAAAACAGCTATCCGGAAACAGAAATCAGCGGTCCGCAAGTGTTTTATTATGGGCCATCGGATAAATCAAAGGAATTAGCGCAAACGATACAGGCACAGTTGATTGCAGATCTGCAGCCGCCGAAAGAACGGGAGATTAAAACCGGAAATGATCTGTATATCCTGAAAAACAGCAGCTGCCCAGGCGTGATTGTAGAATGTGGATTCCTGAGTAATCCGGCGGAATGCGGAAATCTGCAGAATCCGGAGTATCAGCAGAAGATTGCTGTTGCAATCGCGAGGGCGGTATGCAAATTATAG